A stretch of the Streptomyces sp. NBC_00078 genome encodes the following:
- a CDS encoding MBL fold metallo-hydrolase, producing the protein MADETTQSFVIGDVQVLRIVEWQEPYAPARALVPGVAPEVWEDNREALAPDHWEPGGDRAVIALQAWVLRSGGRTVLVDTGVGHGRERPGNPLFHRQQGFGLPARLARAGVRPEDVDVVVNTHIHGDHVGWNTHDVDGGWVPTFPRARYLLPAADDHHFGPDGGYGGDVRPDDRLMYEDSIAPVHRSGQAVLWDGEHRIDEHLTLESAPGHTPGSSVLRVASGGEQAVFVGDLLHSPVQILHPEFSSCFCLEPERAAAERRRVLERAAEQGELVIPAHFGGPGVVEVRRQGASFAFGGWTL; encoded by the coding sequence ATGGCTGACGAAACCACGCAGAGCTTCGTGATCGGTGACGTCCAGGTCCTCCGGATCGTCGAGTGGCAGGAGCCCTACGCCCCCGCCCGAGCCCTCGTGCCGGGCGTCGCACCCGAGGTGTGGGAGGACAACCGGGAGGCGCTGGCGCCGGACCACTGGGAGCCCGGCGGCGACCGGGCCGTCATTGCCCTGCAGGCCTGGGTGCTGCGCAGCGGCGGGCGCACCGTGCTGGTGGACACCGGGGTGGGGCACGGGCGGGAGCGGCCCGGCAATCCGCTCTTCCACCGGCAGCAGGGGTTCGGCCTCCCGGCGCGCCTGGCACGGGCCGGCGTACGGCCCGAGGACGTCGACGTCGTCGTCAACACCCACATCCACGGTGACCACGTCGGCTGGAACACCCATGACGTGGACGGCGGTTGGGTGCCCACGTTCCCCCGCGCCAGGTACCTTCTCCCGGCCGCCGACGACCACCACTTCGGCCCGGACGGCGGGTACGGCGGTGACGTACGGCCCGACGACCGCCTGATGTACGAGGACAGCATCGCGCCCGTCCACAGGTCCGGACAGGCCGTGCTCTGGGACGGCGAGCACCGCATCGACGAGCACCTGACCCTGGAGTCCGCCCCCGGGCACACCCCGGGCTCGTCCGTCCTGCGCGTCGCCTCCGGCGGCGAACAGGCCGTCTTCGTGGGCGATCTGCTGCACAGCCCGGTCCAGATCCTGCACCCGGAGTTCAGCAGCTGCTTCTGCCTGGAGCCCGAGCGGGCGGCCGCCGAGCGCCGACGCGTCCTGGAACGGGCCGCGGAACAGGGCGAGTTGGTGATCCCCGCGCACTTCGGCGGGCCAGGGGTGGTGGAGGTGCGGCGGCAGGGGGCCTCGTTCGCCTTCGGCGGCTGGACCCTGTAG
- a CDS encoding succinic semialdehyde dehydrogenase, whose amino-acid sequence MTDAQAPAKTGTNPLAPAPEGARTAADVVTPELIAQLTKGVVGSGRTANHTPFTGEKLADLPESTPEDVAKAFDAARAAQAVWAQTPVRQRAAVLLRFHDLVLARQAEVLDLIQLETGKARLHAHEEVLAVAIAARHYGRRAAAYLKPKRHAGAMPTLTRVAELRHPRGVVGQIAPWNYPLELSVGDALPAFVAGNAVVMKPDTETCLTALWARDLLIEAGLPAAVFQVVLGEGPVVGPELVKRADYVSFTGSTRTGREVAQGAAARLIGVSLELGGKNAMLVLEDADIEKAAAGSVRACFSSAGQLCISIERLYVHESIADTFLDRFATRTKAMRLGTSLAYGADMGSLVGERQLETVTRHVEEAVAKGAKVVAGGVARPDIGPYFFEPTILDDVTEPMSVCTEETFGPVVSIYRFKSEDEAVEHANSTPYGLNSSVWTKSGSRGREVASRLRTGTVNINEGYAPAYGSVQSPMGGMKDSGLGRRHGSEGILKYTEAQTVAQQRLLPMAPSLGMDDEKYAQFMSRSLRLMKALRFK is encoded by the coding sequence ATGACGGACGCGCAAGCCCCGGCCAAGACCGGCACGAATCCCCTCGCCCCCGCTCCGGAGGGCGCCCGTACCGCCGCCGACGTGGTGACGCCCGAGCTGATCGCCCAGCTCACCAAGGGCGTGGTCGGCTCCGGCCGCACCGCCAACCACACGCCGTTCACCGGCGAGAAGCTGGCCGACCTGCCGGAGTCCACGCCCGAGGACGTGGCCAAGGCCTTCGACGCCGCCCGTGCCGCGCAGGCGGTGTGGGCGCAGACACCGGTACGGCAGCGCGCGGCCGTACTGCTCCGCTTCCACGACCTGGTGCTAGCCCGCCAGGCCGAGGTCCTCGACCTGATCCAGCTGGAGACCGGCAAGGCCAGGCTGCACGCCCACGAGGAGGTCCTGGCCGTCGCCATCGCGGCACGCCACTACGGCCGCCGGGCCGCCGCCTATCTGAAGCCCAAGCGGCACGCGGGCGCCATGCCCACCCTCACCCGCGTCGCCGAACTGCGCCACCCGCGCGGTGTGGTCGGCCAGATCGCCCCCTGGAACTACCCCCTGGAACTGTCGGTCGGCGACGCGCTCCCGGCGTTCGTGGCGGGCAACGCGGTGGTGATGAAGCCCGACACGGAGACCTGCCTCACCGCACTGTGGGCGCGTGACCTGCTCATCGAGGCAGGGCTCCCCGCCGCCGTCTTCCAGGTCGTCCTCGGCGAGGGACCCGTCGTCGGCCCGGAGCTCGTCAAGCGCGCCGACTACGTGTCCTTCACCGGCTCCACCCGCACCGGCCGCGAGGTCGCCCAGGGTGCCGCCGCCCGTCTGATCGGGGTCTCCCTCGAACTCGGCGGCAAGAACGCGATGCTCGTCCTGGAGGACGCCGACATAGAGAAGGCCGCCGCCGGCTCGGTGCGCGCCTGCTTCTCCTCCGCGGGCCAACTGTGCATCTCCATCGAGCGGTTGTACGTTCACGAGTCGATCGCGGACACCTTCCTGGACCGCTTCGCCACCCGCACGAAGGCGATGCGGCTCGGTACGTCCCTCGCCTACGGCGCCGACATGGGCTCGCTGGTGGGGGAGCGCCAGCTGGAGACGGTGACCCGGCACGTGGAGGAGGCCGTGGCCAAGGGTGCGAAGGTCGTCGCGGGCGGCGTCGCCCGCCCGGACATCGGCCCGTACTTCTTCGAGCCGACGATCCTCGACGACGTGACCGAGCCGATGTCGGTCTGCACCGAGGAGACCTTCGGCCCGGTCGTCTCCATCTACCGCTTCAAGAGCGAGGACGAGGCGGTCGAGCACGCCAACTCCACGCCGTACGGCCTGAATTCCTCGGTCTGGACGAAGAGCGGCAGCCGCGGCCGCGAGGTCGCCTCCCGCCTCCGCACCGGAACCGTGAACATCAACGAGGGCTACGCACCCGCCTATGGCAGCGTCCAGTCCCCCATGGGCGGCATGAAGGACTCCGGCCTCGGCCGCCGCCACGGCTCGGAAGGCATCCTCAAGTACACGGAGGCCCAGACGGTCGCCCAGCAGCGCCTGCTGCCGATGGCCCCCTCGCTGGGCATGGA